The proteins below are encoded in one region of Limnohabitans sp. 63ED37-2:
- the scpB gene encoding SMC-Scp complex subunit ScpB yields the protein MNTAQAKRVLETALLTAGQPLSLRDMRVLFDDALGADTLRLMLQELELEWAGKGLELTHVASGWRFQSRPELRMYLDRLHPEKPPKYTRAVLETLAIIAYRQPVTRGDMEDIRGVTIGSQIIKQLEDRGWVEVIGHRETVGRPSLFATTRQFLDDLGLSSLDQLPLLSQVDSPMSALAGMLEESPAQASLSLEEALAESVELADADPANTGLGQENTPT from the coding sequence CGTGTCCTGGAAACGGCCCTGCTCACAGCGGGCCAGCCATTGTCATTACGCGACATGCGCGTGCTGTTTGACGATGCGCTCGGGGCTGACACCCTGCGGCTGATGCTGCAAGAACTCGAATTGGAATGGGCGGGCAAAGGCTTGGAGCTGACCCACGTGGCCAGTGGCTGGCGCTTTCAAAGCCGCCCAGAGCTGCGGATGTATCTGGACCGTCTGCACCCCGAAAAACCCCCCAAATACACCCGCGCCGTGCTGGAAACCCTGGCCATCATTGCCTACCGCCAACCGGTCACCCGGGGCGATATGGAAGACATCCGTGGCGTGACCATCGGCTCGCAAATCATCAAACAGCTCGAAGACCGTGGATGGGTCGAGGTCATTGGCCACCGTGAAACCGTGGGCCGTCCCAGCTTGTTTGCCACCACACGCCAGTTTTTGGACGATTTGGGCCTGTCCTCGCTGGACCAATTGCCTTTGCTCTCCCAAGTGGATTCACCCATGTCGGCCCTGGCGGGCATGCTGGAAGAGTCTCCGGCGCAAGCCAGCCTGTCACTTGAAGAGGCCTTGGCCGAATCGGTCGAACTGGCCGATGCGGACCCTGCCAACACCGGCCTCGGCCAAGAAAACACCCCCACATGA
- a CDS encoding pseudouridine synthase → MNDSSSNAQGQRPGVYAARKSGAATVIQTTATPYKAIDLADVVSGQFDDEEAAEAVAQDLGKRVLAPQTDSPKLHKVLAQAGMGSRLEMEKLITEGRIAVNNEPAHVGQRVQYGDQIKVDGKPIRIRIDPPPARVIAYHKPAGEIVSHDDPQNRPSVFRKLPRLQNGKWQSVGRLDLNTEGLLLFTSSGELANQLMHPRFGLEREYAVRVLGALSKDEKQKLLDGVMLDDGPAQFGSIEDGGGEGSNCWYRVTISEGRNREVRRMMEAVGHAVSRLIRIRYGAMVLPHGLRRGAWLELDESDIRSLMRAAGTSERPRPVTEHPVRTNRNDRRPRTGGQGRVGSAVPRAKPAAKPNQAPGGSGLHAKSDAPKSEPKYIGAESFNRLKNTPGGPGRGGRGGSGRSR, encoded by the coding sequence ATGAACGATTCCTCTTCCAATGCACAGGGCCAGCGCCCTGGCGTGTACGCAGCTCGCAAGTCGGGCGCGGCCACTGTGATCCAAACGACCGCGACGCCTTACAAGGCGATTGACCTGGCCGATGTGGTCTCTGGCCAGTTCGACGACGAGGAGGCGGCCGAAGCCGTGGCGCAGGACTTGGGCAAGCGCGTGCTCGCGCCGCAGACCGACTCGCCCAAATTGCACAAGGTGCTGGCCCAGGCCGGTATGGGCTCGCGCCTGGAGATGGAAAAACTCATCACCGAAGGCCGCATCGCCGTGAACAACGAGCCCGCCCATGTGGGCCAGCGCGTGCAATACGGTGACCAAATCAAGGTCGACGGTAAGCCGATCCGCATCCGCATCGACCCGCCACCCGCCCGTGTGATCGCTTACCACAAGCCCGCAGGCGAGATCGTCAGCCACGATGACCCGCAAAACCGTCCCTCGGTCTTTCGCAAGCTGCCGCGCCTGCAAAACGGCAAATGGCAGTCGGTGGGCCGCCTCGACCTCAACACCGAAGGTCTGCTGCTTTTCACCAGTTCGGGCGAGCTGGCCAACCAACTCATGCACCCTCGTTTTGGTCTGGAGCGCGAGTACGCCGTGCGTGTCCTGGGCGCTTTGAGCAAGGATGAAAAACAAAAACTGCTGGACGGCGTGATGCTCGACGACGGCCCGGCCCAGTTCGGCTCGATCGAAGACGGCGGTGGCGAGGGCTCCAACTGCTGGTACCGCGTCACCATCTCTGAAGGCCGCAACCGCGAGGTGCGCCGCATGATGGAAGCCGTGGGCCATGCGGTCAGCCGCCTGATCCGCATCCGCTACGGCGCCATGGTGCTGCCGCACGGCCTGCGCCGTGGTGCCTGGCTGGAGCTGGACGAGTCCGACATCCGCTCTTTGATGCGTGCAGCGGGCACCAGCGAGCGCCCCCGCCCGGTGACCGAGCACCCGGTGCGAACCAACCGCAACGACCGCCGCCCTCGCACGGGCGGGCAGGGCAGGGTGGGCAGCGCCGTGCCCCGCGCCAAACCCGCAGCCAAACCCAACCAGGCGCCCGGGGGCTCTGGATTGCACGCCAAATCGGATGCGCCGAAAAGCGAGCCCAAATACATTGGCGCAGAAAGTTTCAACCGCCTCAAAAATACGCCGGGCGGTCCTGGCCGGGGCGGGCGTGGTGGCAGTGGCCGAAGCCGCTGA
- the ndk gene encoding nucleoside-diphosphate kinase, with protein MAIERTLSIIKPDAVAKNVIGQIYARFEAAGLKVVAAKMAHLSRGEAEQFYGVHKERPFFKDLVDFMVSGPVMIQALEGENAIAKNRDLMGATDPKKAAAGTIRADFADSIDANAVHGSDAPETAAAEVAFFFPGMNVYAR; from the coding sequence ATGGCCATCGAACGCACTCTCTCCATCATCAAGCCCGACGCTGTCGCCAAGAACGTCATCGGTCAGATCTACGCCCGTTTCGAAGCCGCTGGCCTCAAAGTGGTCGCAGCCAAGATGGCACATCTCTCGCGCGGCGAAGCCGAGCAGTTCTATGGCGTGCACAAAGAGCGTCCTTTCTTCAAGGACTTGGTCGACTTCATGGTCTCCGGTCCCGTCATGATCCAGGCCTTGGAAGGCGAGAACGCCATTGCCAAGAACCGCGACCTGATGGGCGCCACCGATCCCAAGAAAGCCGCTGCAGGCACCATCCGCGCTGACTTCGCCGACAGCATCGACGCCAACGCCGTGCACGGCTCCGACGCCCCTGAAACCGCTGCCGCTGAAGTTGCTTTCTTCTTCCCCGGCATGAACGTCTACGCACGCTGA
- the rlmN gene encoding 23S rRNA (adenine(2503)-C(2))-methyltransferase RlmN: protein MTANLLEFDLEGLAVFCEGLGEKRFRATQLFRWIHQRGASDFDQMSDLAKSLRQKLKSHAHVSPLPVISQHISADGTIKWLFNVGDGNAIESVFIPEDDRGTLCISSQAGCAVGCRFCSTGHQGFSRNLTTGEILAQLWFAEHFLRQHLRTDERVISNVVMMGMGEPLQNYSALVPALRTMLDDHGYGLSRRRVTVSTSGVVPMIERLSGDCPVALAVSLHAPFDALRDNLVPLNRKYPLDELMQACIGYLAHAPRDFITFEYCMLDGVNDQPEHASTLIDLVQKHARQGLRCKFNLIPFNPFPASGLLRSPHARVQAFAKQLQDAGLVTTVRKTRGDDIDAACGQLAGDVKDRTQVQSRMAEQRTISLVPLSAVTFSETRHDTKPQI from the coding sequence ATGACGGCCAACCTTCTCGAATTCGATCTGGAAGGTTTGGCCGTTTTTTGCGAGGGTTTGGGTGAAAAGCGCTTTCGGGCTACCCAGTTGTTCCGCTGGATCCACCAGCGGGGCGCTTCTGATTTCGATCAGATGAGCGATTTGGCCAAGTCCTTGCGCCAAAAGCTCAAATCTCACGCGCACGTTTCGCCGCTGCCCGTGATCAGCCAACACATTTCCGCCGACGGCACCATCAAATGGCTGTTCAACGTCGGTGATGGCAACGCCATCGAGTCGGTGTTCATTCCTGAGGATGACCGTGGCACCTTGTGCATTTCATCGCAGGCCGGCTGCGCCGTGGGCTGCCGTTTCTGCTCCACCGGCCACCAAGGCTTCAGCCGCAATCTGACCACAGGCGAGATCTTGGCCCAGTTGTGGTTTGCTGAACATTTTCTGCGCCAGCACCTCCGAACCGATGAACGTGTCATCTCCAACGTGGTGATGATGGGCATGGGTGAGCCGCTGCAAAACTACTCGGCCCTGGTGCCCGCTTTGCGCACCATGCTGGACGACCACGGTTATGGCCTCTCGCGCCGCCGCGTCACGGTGTCCACCTCGGGTGTGGTGCCCATGATTGAGCGTTTGTCGGGTGATTGCCCGGTGGCTTTGGCGGTGTCCCTGCATGCGCCTTTTGATGCGCTGCGCGACAACCTGGTGCCGCTCAACCGCAAATACCCGCTTGACGAGCTCATGCAAGCGTGCATCGGCTACCTGGCCCATGCGCCGCGTGACTTCATCACCTTTGAATACTGCATGCTCGACGGCGTCAACGACCAGCCCGAGCATGCCAGCACTTTGATTGATCTGGTGCAAAAGCACGCACGTCAAGGCCTGCGTTGCAAGTTCAATCTGATTCCTTTTAACCCGTTTCCAGCCTCTGGTTTGTTGCGTTCCCCGCATGCGCGTGTGCAAGCCTTTGCCAAACAACTGCAAGACGCGGGTTTGGTCACCACGGTGCGCAAAACCCGGGGTGACGACATCGATGCCGCCTGCGGCCAATTGGCCGGTGATGTCAAAGACCGCACACAGGTCCAATCGCGCATGGCCGAGCAGCGCACCATCTCTTTGGTGCCACTGTCTGCGGTGACTTTTTCGGAGACCCGACATGACACCAAGCCTCAAATCTGA
- a CDS encoding helix-turn-helix domain-containing protein, which translates to MTPSLKSESASETSLAPTPASAATAGQLLREARLKAGVHLAVLSVTLKVPVRQLEALEADELDPGKGAVFYRGLASSVCRHLHTDAAPILALLPQTSAHLQPLVSSIQPLESEGSVRINSVPWGRMLSSKVVWVAALLLFMTGAFLWMPGPGQWAWLDDVKSLMADEVVSQEVTEPVVPPPATVTEILPVPVVPTASADASSPAPSAASVVSPASPALAPAAPMSQPVQSAPPAKPAVSASAEPEWVFSASGDSWLEVRNAQKAVVWSGVVKAGESTRIQSPLPVSVVVGRAQVVTATLRGQPFDLKPHTQVTVARFEVKE; encoded by the coding sequence ATGACACCAAGCCTCAAATCTGAGTCTGCTTCAGAGACCAGCCTTGCACCGACCCCAGCTTCGGCCGCAACTGCCGGGCAGTTGTTACGCGAGGCCCGCCTGAAGGCAGGCGTGCATTTGGCTGTTTTGTCGGTGACCTTGAAGGTGCCCGTTCGCCAACTGGAGGCACTGGAGGCCGACGAGCTCGACCCGGGCAAAGGGGCTGTTTTTTACCGCGGTCTGGCGTCCAGCGTTTGCCGCCATTTGCACACGGATGCGGCGCCGATTTTGGCTTTGTTACCGCAAACTTCTGCCCATCTTCAGCCCCTGGTCAGCTCGATCCAACCTCTGGAGTCAGAGGGTTCTGTGCGCATCAACAGCGTGCCTTGGGGCCGCATGTTGTCTTCCAAAGTTGTCTGGGTGGCCGCGCTCTTGTTGTTCATGACGGGCGCTTTTCTGTGGATGCCCGGCCCGGGCCAATGGGCGTGGTTGGACGACGTCAAGTCCTTGATGGCCGATGAAGTGGTGTCGCAGGAGGTCACCGAGCCTGTGGTGCCACCGCCAGCCACGGTGACTGAAATTTTGCCGGTACCTGTTGTACCCACGGCCTCGGCCGATGCCTCCAGCCCAGCCCCTTCTGCTGCCTCTGTGGTCAGCCCGGCCAGCCCGGCCTTGGCCCCAGCCGCCCCCATGAGTCAGCCCGTTCAGAGCGCCCCGCCAGCCAAACCAGCGGTCAGCGCCTCAGCAGAACCCGAATGGGTGTTTTCTGCCTCGGGCGACAGCTGGCTGGAAGTGCGCAACGCCCAAAAGGCGGTGGTTTGGAGTGGTGTGGTCAAGGCGGGTGAAAGCACACGCATTCAAAGTCCATTGCCCGTCAGTGTGGTAGTGGGCCGTGCCCAAGTGGTCACAGCCACCTTGCGCGGCCAGCCTTTTGACCTCAAGCCCCACACCCAGGTGACGGTGGCGCGTTTTGAAGTGAAGGAGTAA
- the ispG gene encoding flavodoxin-dependent (E)-4-hydroxy-3-methylbut-2-enyl-diphosphate synthase, with protein MSSADLPLSPEPIAIARPAVRRSRQSQVVWGSRVVTVGGGAPVRVQSMTNTDTVDVIGTAIQVKELAIAGSEMVRITVNTPEAAEAVPHIRDQLDKMGIDVPLIGDFHYNGHRLLTDYPACAEALSKYRINPGNVGKGDKRDVQFGQMIEAAMRWNKAIRIGVNWGSLDQELLADLMDTNSQRANPWEARQVMYEALISSAISSAQRAEAMGLNGDQIALSCKVSGVQDLISVYRELGRRTDYALHLGLTEAGMGTKGTVASAAALSVLLQEGIGDTIRVSLTPQPGEARTQEVVIASEILQSLGLRIFVPSVTACPGCGRTTSSTFQELAKQIDDFLRAQMPVWRARYPGVENLKVAVMGCIVNGPGESKHADIGISLPGTGEAPAAPVFIDGEKRLTLRGEGIAQEFQGLVENYIENRFGSGSAEKK; from the coding sequence ATGTCCTCTGCCGACTTGCCCCTGAGCCCTGAGCCGATTGCCATCGCCCGCCCTGCAGTGCGGCGCAGCCGCCAGTCCCAAGTGGTCTGGGGTTCGCGCGTCGTCACCGTTGGCGGCGGGGCTCCGGTTCGCGTGCAGTCCATGACCAACACCGACACGGTGGATGTGATCGGTACCGCCATCCAGGTCAAAGAGTTGGCGATTGCCGGCTCAGAGATGGTGCGCATCACGGTCAACACCCCCGAAGCAGCGGAGGCAGTGCCGCACATTCGCGATCAGCTCGACAAAATGGGCATCGATGTGCCCCTGATCGGCGACTTTCATTACAACGGACACCGCTTGCTGACTGACTACCCGGCGTGCGCCGAGGCGCTGTCCAAGTACCGCATCAACCCCGGCAACGTGGGCAAGGGCGATAAGCGTGATGTGCAGTTCGGTCAGATGATCGAAGCGGCCATGCGCTGGAACAAAGCCATCCGCATCGGTGTGAACTGGGGTAGCCTCGACCAGGAGTTGTTGGCCGACCTTATGGACACCAACAGCCAACGCGCCAACCCTTGGGAAGCACGTCAAGTCATGTACGAGGCGTTGATCTCGTCGGCCATCTCGTCGGCCCAGCGTGCCGAAGCCATGGGCCTCAATGGGGACCAAATCGCCTTGTCGTGCAAGGTCTCGGGCGTTCAGGATTTGATTTCGGTCTACCGCGAGCTCGGTCGCCGCACCGATTACGCGCTGCACCTTGGCCTGACCGAAGCGGGCATGGGCACCAAGGGCACGGTGGCTTCGGCTGCGGCCTTGTCGGTGCTGCTTCAAGAGGGCATTGGCGACACCATCCGCGTCTCCCTCACCCCCCAGCCGGGCGAAGCACGCACCCAAGAGGTGGTGATCGCGTCCGAGATTTTGCAGTCGCTGGGATTGCGCATTTTTGTGCCCAGCGTGACCGCTTGCCCCGGCTGCGGCCGCACGACCAGCAGCACCTTTCAAGAACTGGCCAAACAGATTGATGACTTTTTGCGGGCCCAAATGCCGGTTTGGCGTGCGCGTTACCCCGGGGTCGAAAACCTCAAGGTGGCAGTGATGGGCTGCATCGTGAACGGCCCTGGCGAAAGCAAGCACGCCGACATCGGCATCAGCCTGCCTGGCACCGGTGAAGCGCCCGCTGCGCCGGTTTTCATCGATGGTGAAAAACGCCTGACGCTGCGAGGCGAAGGCATTGCACAAGAGTTCCAGGGGCTGGTTGAAAACTACATTGAGAACCGTTTTGGTTCCGGATCTGCTGAGAAAAAATGA
- the hisS gene encoding histidine--tRNA ligase produces the protein MSESLKENTPKVEKTAKAQKLVGVKGMNDILPPDSARWEWLEGQVRALMARYAYRNVRLPIVEPTALFVRGLGEVTDIVEKEMYSFEDRLNGEQLTLRPEGTAGLVRSVVEHNLLYEGGKRLYYMGPMFRHERPQRGRYRQFHQIGAEVLGFGGAEVDAELILLANDLWKVLGLKDVRLELNSLGQPAERQAHRAALIAHLEKHSDVLDEEAKRRLHSNPLRILDTKNPAMQSVVEAAPRLLDFLGEASLAHFNAVKAILDANGVAYSINPRLVRGMDYYNLTVFEFITTSLGSQGTICGGGRYDYLIEQVGGKPAPAVGWALGVERVLELIKEQGEALPDLAPDVYAIIPETAALPVAMQVLQTLRACGVSAQMHAGSGEGMGSMKSQFKKADGSGARFALVFGAEELAQGHVAVKSLRDGEGAQRTEPLNTVAAWAHSLQSAL, from the coding sequence ATGAGCGAGTCGCTGAAAGAAAATACCCCCAAGGTCGAAAAAACGGCCAAAGCCCAGAAGCTGGTGGGCGTCAAGGGCATGAATGACATCTTGCCGCCCGATTCGGCCCGCTGGGAATGGCTGGAGGGCCAGGTACGCGCTTTGATGGCACGGTATGCCTACCGCAACGTGCGCTTGCCCATCGTCGAGCCCACCGCATTGTTTGTGCGCGGTTTGGGCGAGGTCACCGACATCGTCGAGAAGGAGATGTACTCCTTTGAAGACCGCTTGAACGGCGAGCAACTGACCCTACGTCCCGAAGGCACGGCCGGATTGGTGCGGTCGGTCGTTGAGCACAACCTGCTGTACGAAGGGGGCAAGCGCCTTTACTACATGGGCCCCATGTTCCGCCACGAGCGCCCGCAGCGCGGCCGTTACCGCCAGTTTCACCAAATCGGCGCCGAAGTGCTGGGCTTTGGCGGAGCAGAGGTCGATGCCGAGCTGATCTTGCTGGCCAATGACCTGTGGAAGGTGTTGGGCCTGAAAGACGTTCGCCTGGAACTCAACAGCTTGGGTCAACCGGCCGAGCGCCAAGCCCACCGCGCCGCGCTGATTGCGCACTTGGAAAAACACAGCGATGTGCTCGACGAAGAGGCCAAGCGCCGCCTGCACAGCAACCCGCTGCGCATCCTGGACACCAAAAACCCGGCCATGCAAAGCGTGGTCGAGGCCGCGCCCCGTTTGCTCGACTTTTTGGGTGAGGCCTCTTTGGCCCACTTCAACGCGGTCAAGGCCATCCTAGATGCCAATGGCGTGGCCTACAGCATCAACCCACGTCTGGTGCGTGGGATGGATTACTACAACCTCACGGTGTTCGAGTTCATCACCACCAGCCTGGGTTCGCAAGGCACCATCTGCGGTGGTGGCCGATACGATTACCTGATTGAGCAAGTGGGCGGCAAGCCCGCCCCCGCCGTGGGCTGGGCTTTGGGCGTTGAGCGCGTTCTCGAACTCATCAAAGAGCAGGGCGAGGCCTTGCCCGACCTGGCCCCTGATGTTTACGCCATCATTCCCGAAACTGCTGCTTTGCCGGTGGCCATGCAGGTGCTGCAAACCTTGCGAGCTTGCGGCGTCTCGGCCCAAATGCACGCGGGCAGTGGTGAAGGCATGGGCAGCATGAAGTCTCAATTCAAAAAAGCCGATGGCTCAGGTGCACGATTTGCCCTGGTTTTTGGGGCCGAAGAGTTGGCCCAAGGCCATGTGGCGGTCAAATCACTGCGTGACGGCGAAGGTGCCCAGCGCACCGAGCCGCTGAACACGGTGGCCGCTTGGGCCCACAGCCTACAATCCGCGCTTTGA
- a CDS encoding YfgM family protein, whose protein sequence is MAKALDLEEQEQLDQIKHFWKQYGNLISWVLIVILGGYAAWNGYQYWQRDQAAKAAVLFDEVERAVVSGDVVRVERSLADMKDKFGGTHYAHQAAMLAAKALQSKDKADAARAALKWVVDGAPDPAYRDIARLRLSALLMDAGSHDEALTQLSAPFTPAMAGLAADLRGDVLHAKGQKAEAASAYQSAWQQLTDSPDYRRLVQAKLNALGLDPQVATPANASGNTK, encoded by the coding sequence ATGGCCAAAGCCCTCGACCTCGAAGAACAAGAACAACTTGACCAGATCAAGCATTTTTGGAAGCAATACGGCAACCTGATTTCCTGGGTGCTGATCGTCATTTTGGGCGGCTATGCCGCTTGGAACGGCTACCAATACTGGCAACGCGACCAAGCCGCCAAGGCGGCGGTGCTGTTTGACGAGGTGGAGCGTGCGGTCGTCTCTGGGGATGTGGTCCGTGTGGAGCGCAGCCTGGCCGACATGAAGGACAAGTTTGGTGGCACGCATTACGCCCACCAGGCCGCCATGCTGGCCGCCAAGGCTTTGCAGTCCAAAGACAAGGCCGATGCGGCCCGCGCGGCTTTGAAGTGGGTGGTGGACGGCGCCCCCGATCCAGCGTACCGCGACATTGCCCGTTTGCGCTTGTCAGCTCTTTTGATGGACGCGGGTTCCCACGATGAAGCCCTGACCCAATTGAGCGCGCCTTTCACGCCGGCCATGGCCGGTCTGGCCGCTGACCTGCGTGGCGATGTCTTGCATGCCAAAGGCCAAAAAGCCGAAGCCGCCAGTGCCTACCAAAGTGCTTGGCAGCAGTTGACCGACAGCCCGGATTACCGCCGCTTGGTTCAAGCCAAGCTCAATGCCTTGGGCCTCGATCCCCAGGTAGCCACCCCGGCCAATGCCTCAGGAAACACCAAGTGA
- the bamB gene encoding outer membrane protein assembly factor BamB produces MTTLLTSACNRWLAWASLALLSACSSAPDKPQPAPLPAVSGTFKLQKAWTNQVGEVSTPLMASVHGQQVAVASTLGQLALIDAGTGRDVWRLNLGSPIQAGVGGDGQRFAVVTRNNELVTVESGRVLWRQPLPALSYTPPLVAGARVFVLTGDRSVSAFDGATGQKLWTQQRSGDPLVLRQAGLLMPVGDQLLVGWGGRLASLNPTTGGVRWETLVGSTRGTNEVERLVDLVAGASRVGNSVCVRAFQASVACVDGSNGRMAWSRAAQGHQGLDGDAQTLWGVESDGKVLAWQRASGTPLWTQEALRFRGLSLPLAWGQALVVGDQDGWVHALSPKDGQPLQRMATDGSAITGRPVAVGQTLVVVTRTGGVFGFRPE; encoded by the coding sequence GTGACCACTTTGTTGACCTCTGCTTGCAATCGTTGGCTGGCTTGGGCCAGTTTGGCCTTGTTGTCGGCTTGCTCCAGTGCACCTGACAAGCCCCAGCCGGCGCCTTTGCCTGCGGTCAGTGGCACGTTCAAGCTGCAAAAAGCCTGGACCAACCAGGTCGGCGAGGTCAGCACACCGCTCATGGCCTCGGTGCATGGCCAGCAAGTGGCCGTGGCCTCTACCCTCGGCCAATTGGCCCTGATCGATGCAGGCACAGGCCGAGACGTCTGGCGTCTGAACTTGGGCTCACCCATTCAGGCGGGCGTGGGTGGTGATGGCCAGCGGTTTGCCGTGGTCACGCGCAACAACGAACTCGTGACCGTCGAGTCTGGCCGGGTCCTGTGGCGTCAGCCCTTGCCAGCTTTGTCTTACACCCCGCCATTGGTGGCGGGTGCCCGTGTTTTTGTGTTGACAGGTGACCGAAGCGTGAGCGCCTTTGATGGCGCCACTGGGCAGAAGCTTTGGACGCAACAGCGCTCGGGTGACCCCCTGGTGCTGCGCCAGGCCGGCTTGCTGATGCCTGTGGGCGACCAGTTGCTGGTGGGGTGGGGCGGACGTCTGGCCTCCCTGAACCCGACAACGGGCGGTGTGCGCTGGGAAACCCTGGTGGGCAGCACCCGCGGCACCAACGAAGTCGAACGATTGGTTGACTTGGTGGCGGGTGCCAGTCGGGTGGGCAACTCGGTCTGTGTGCGTGCATTCCAGGCCTCAGTGGCCTGTGTCGATGGCAGCAATGGCCGGATGGCCTGGAGCCGTGCCGCACAGGGACACCAAGGCCTGGACGGTGATGCCCAAACCCTGTGGGGTGTCGAGTCCGATGGCAAGGTGCTGGCTTGGCAACGCGCTTCGGGCACGCCGCTGTGGACACAAGAAGCCTTGCGTTTTAGGGGCTTGAGCTTGCCTTTGGCTTGGGGCCAAGCGCTGGTGGTGGGGGATCAGGACGGTTGGGTTCATGCCCTTTCGCCCAAAGATGGACAGCCCTTGCAGCGCATGGCCACCGATGGCAGCGCCATCACCGGCCGACCCGTGGCCGTGGGTCAGACTTTGGTGGTGGTGACACGCACCGGGGGCGTCTTCGGATTTCGCCCTGAATGA
- the der gene encoding ribosome biogenesis GTPase Der: MKPVLALVGRPNVGKSTLFNRLTKSRDAIVADFAGLTRDRHYGNGKQGRQEFIVIDTGGFEPDASAGIYKEMAKQTQQAVAEADIVIFVVDARGGLSAQDHDIAKYLRKIGKPCLLVANKAEGMLEGIQLTEFYELGLGEVIAISAAHGQGTRGLVELAFESLNLPDEPEETEEDPSVIKLAVAGRPNVGKSTLINTWLGEERLVAFDMPGTTRDAISVPFERQGQKFELIDTAGLRRKGKVFEAIEKFSVVKTLQAIESANVVLLLLDAEQGVTDQDAHIAGYALESGRAMVLAVNKWDAVDEYQRQLVQRSIENRLPFLSFANVHFISAKKRQGLGPVWNSIVQAHKSAMCKMSTPILTRLLLEAVQFQSPQRGGMFRPKMRYAHQGGMNPPVIVIHGNSLEHVTDSYKRFLEGRFRKAFNLSGTPLRIEMKTSTNPFADKESS, translated from the coding sequence GTGAAACCTGTTCTGGCCCTCGTTGGCCGCCCCAATGTGGGCAAATCCACGCTGTTCAACCGCCTCACCAAGAGCCGGGACGCCATCGTGGCCGATTTTGCGGGTCTGACCCGAGACCGCCATTACGGCAATGGCAAACAAGGCCGTCAGGAATTCATCGTCATCGACACGGGCGGTTTTGAGCCCGATGCCAGTGCGGGCATCTACAAAGAGATGGCCAAACAGACCCAGCAGGCTGTGGCCGAGGCTGACATCGTCATTTTTGTGGTGGACGCGCGTGGTGGCTTGTCAGCACAAGACCACGACATCGCTAAATACTTGCGCAAGATCGGCAAGCCTTGTTTGCTGGTGGCCAACAAGGCCGAAGGCATGCTCGAAGGCATTCAGCTGACCGAGTTCTATGAGCTGGGCCTGGGTGAGGTGATCGCCATCTCGGCCGCGCACGGGCAGGGCACACGCGGCCTGGTCGAGCTGGCTTTTGAGTCGCTGAATCTGCCCGATGAACCCGAAGAAACCGAAGAAGACCCCTCGGTCATCAAACTGGCGGTGGCCGGTCGCCCCAACGTGGGCAAGTCCACCCTGATCAACACCTGGCTGGGCGAAGAGCGCTTGGTGGCTTTTGACATGCCGGGCACCACACGCGACGCGATCAGCGTGCCTTTTGAGCGCCAAGGTCAAAAATTCGAGCTGATCGACACGGCCGGTTTGCGCCGCAAAGGCAAGGTGTTCGAAGCCATCGAGAAATTTTCGGTGGTCAAAACCCTTCAAGCCATTGAGTCGGCCAATGTGGTCTTGCTTTTGCTTGACGCCGAGCAGGGCGTGACCGATCAGGACGCCCACATCGCTGGTTACGCGCTGGAAAGCGGCCGCGCGATGGTGCTGGCGGTGAACAAATGGGATGCGGTGGATGAATACCAGCGCCAGTTGGTGCAGCGCTCAATTGAAAACCGCTTGCCATTTTTGAGTTTTGCCAACGTGCACTTCATCTCGGCCAAGAAGCGTCAAGGTTTGGGGCCGGTCTGGAACTCGATTGTGCAGGCTCACAAATCGGCCATGTGCAAGATGAGCACGCCCATCTTGACGCGCTTGCTGCTCGAAGCGGTGCAATTCCAAAGCCCCCAGCGCGGCGGCATGTTCCGCCCCAAAATGCGTTACGCCCACCAAGGCGGCATGAACCCGCCCGTGATCGTGATCCACGGCAATTCACTGGAACACGTCACCGACAGCTACAAGCGCTTTTTGGAAGGGCGTTTTCGCAAGGCCTTCAATCTGTCGGGTACGCCGTTGCGAATTGAAATGAAAACATCTACAAATCCTTTTGCGGACAAAGAATCCAGCTGA
- the hfq gene encoding RNA chaperone Hfq, with protein MSNKGQLLQDPFLNALRREHVPVSIYLVNGIKLQGQIESFDQYVVLLRNTVTQMVYKHAISTIVPGRSVTFSTPETGEITA; from the coding sequence GTGAGCAATAAAGGTCAACTTTTGCAAGACCCCTTCCTGAATGCGCTGCGCCGTGAGCATGTGCCGGTGTCTATCTATTTGGTCAATGGCATCAAGTTGCAAGGTCAAATTGAGTCTTTTGACCAGTACGTAGTGCTTTTGCGCAATACGGTCACCCAAATGGTTTACAAACACGCCATCTCGACCATTGTCCCCGGTCGCTCCGTCACATTCAGCACGCCCGAAACGGGTGAAATCACCGCTTGA